From the genome of Blautia pseudococcoides, one region includes:
- a CDS encoding Gx transporter family protein, whose amino-acid sequence MKKTAYMGLFAAVAIIFGYVETLLPFFAGIPGIKLGLANLVTVILLYLFGWREAAVVSFIRILVIGFMFGNLFSILFSLAGAALSLLVMVLLKKNGGFSVAGVSIAGGVTHNIGQILIAVCVVENVNLFYYLPVLLIAGLLTGLLIGVLSGEIMKRIPGKDLT is encoded by the coding sequence ATGAAGAAGACAGCATACATGGGGCTGTTTGCAGCGGTTGCCATTATATTCGGATATGTGGAAACTCTGCTCCCGTTTTTTGCGGGAATCCCCGGAATTAAGCTGGGACTGGCAAATCTGGTCACTGTGATTTTGCTCTACCTGTTTGGATGGAGAGAGGCGGCAGTTGTCTCTTTTATAAGGATATTGGTGATTGGATTTATGTTTGGAAATTTGTTTTCCATATTATTCAGTCTGGCCGGGGCGGCTTTGAGCCTACTGGTGATGGTGCTGCTGAAAAAAAACGGCGGGTTTTCCGTGGCAGGTGTGAGCATTGCCGGCGGCGTGACACATAATATCGGACAAATTCTGATAGCGGTCTGCGTGGTGGAGAATGTGAACCTTTTTTACTATCTTCCCGTGCTTCTGATAGCCGGACTTCTGACCGGACTGCTGATTGGCGTATTATCCGGTGAGATTATGAAACGAATACCTGGAAAGGATTTGACATGA
- a CDS encoding RnfABCDGE type electron transport complex subunit B, with protein MVTGIVIAAVLVGGVGLFIGVFLGVAGKKFAVEVDEKEILVREELPGNNCGGCGYPGCDGLAAAIAKGEAPVNACPVGGAPVAAKIGAVMGEEVGDTVRMTAFVKCAGDCEKTTELYDYTGVADCKMISQMQNGGAKSCSFGCLGSGTCVKVCPFDAVHIVNGIALVDKEKCKACGKCVAACPRHLIELVPYDQQHAVACSSREKGKAVMNACKAGCIACKKCERECPAQAITIDDNLAHIDSEKCTNCGKCQETCPRKIIC; from the coding sequence ATGGTTACAGGAATTGTGATTGCGGCGGTTTTGGTAGGCGGCGTAGGCCTCTTTATCGGAGTCTTCCTGGGAGTAGCAGGAAAGAAATTTGCCGTAGAAGTAGATGAAAAAGAAATTTTAGTCAGGGAAGAGCTTCCGGGCAACAACTGCGGCGGCTGTGGATATCCGGGCTGTGACGGCCTTGCGGCTGCCATCGCAAAAGGAGAGGCTCCTGTAAATGCCTGTCCCGTGGGCGGAGCACCCGTGGCAGCCAAGATTGGGGCTGTTATGGGAGAGGAAGTGGGAGACACGGTCCGCATGACCGCATTCGTAAAATGTGCCGGTGACTGTGAAAAAACCACAGAGTTGTATGATTATACCGGCGTGGCAGACTGTAAAATGATCTCCCAGATGCAAAACGGCGGAGCAAAGTCCTGCAGCTTCGGCTGTCTGGGCTCCGGTACCTGTGTAAAGGTTTGTCCATTTGACGCAGTCCATATTGTAAACGGCATTGCCCTTGTTGATAAGGAAAAATGCAAAGCCTGCGGAAAATGTGTGGCGGCCTGTCCAAGGCACCTCATTGAACTGGTCCCTTATGATCAGCAGCACGCAGTGGCCTGCAGCTCCAGAGAAAAAGGAAAAGCGGTTATGAATGCCTGCAAGGCAGGCTGTATCGCCTGCAAAAAATGTGAGCGCGAGTGCCCGGCACAGGCCATCACCATTGATGACAATCTGGCACATATTGATTCAGAAAAATGCACCAACTGCGGCAAGTGCCAGGAAACCTGCCCAAGAAAGATTATCTGCTGA
- the ruvB gene encoding Holliday junction branch migration DNA helicase RuvB, with product MDKKRVITTDVIEEDLKIEGNLRPQYLDDYIGQEKAKNNLKVYIEAAKQRNDALDHVLFYGPPGLGKTTLAGIIANELGVHMKVTSGPAIEKPGEMAAILNNLQEHDVLFVDEIHRLNRQVEEVLYPAMEDYAIDIMIGKGTAARSIRLDLPKFTLVGATTRAGLLTAPLRDRFGVVHHLEFYTEEELKTIILHSAKVLGVEIDEEGAWEMSKRSRGTPRLANRLLKRVRDFAQVRYDGKITKEVADFAMDLLEVDRYGLDQTDRLLLTTVIQRFSGGPVGLDTLAAAIGEDSGTIEDVYEPYLIKNGFLLRTPRGRVASELAYHHLGLNQTGE from the coding sequence ATGGATAAAAAGAGAGTGATTACCACAGACGTAATAGAAGAAGACCTGAAAATAGAAGGAAATCTGCGCCCGCAGTATCTGGATGACTATATTGGACAGGAAAAGGCAAAGAATAACCTGAAAGTTTACATAGAGGCTGCAAAACAGAGGAATGATGCATTGGACCATGTATTGTTCTACGGCCCTCCGGGACTGGGTAAGACAACGCTTGCGGGCATCATAGCCAATGAGCTGGGGGTACATATGAAAGTGACCAGCGGTCCGGCCATTGAAAAGCCGGGGGAGATGGCAGCTATTCTCAACAATCTGCAGGAGCATGATGTGCTCTTTGTGGATGAGATCCACAGGCTGAACCGGCAGGTGGAGGAGGTGCTCTACCCGGCCATGGAGGACTATGCCATAGATATTATGATAGGAAAAGGCACAGCGGCCCGCTCTATCCGGCTGGACCTTCCGAAATTCACACTGGTGGGAGCTACAACAAGAGCAGGCCTTTTGACTGCACCCCTTCGTGACAGGTTTGGGGTGGTGCACCACCTGGAATTTTATACGGAGGAGGAACTGAAAACCATCATTCTGCATTCTGCAAAGGTCTTGGGTGTGGAGATTGACGAGGAGGGGGCCTGGGAGATGTCAAAGCGTTCCCGGGGAACGCCAAGGCTGGCCAACAGGCTCTTAAAGAGAGTCAGGGACTTTGCCCAGGTACGGTATGACGGGAAGATCACCAAAGAGGTTGCGGATTTTGCCATGGATCTTCTGGAAGTGGACCGATATGGACTGGATCAGACCGACCGGCTTTTACTCACCACAGTAATTCAGCGTTTTTCCGGGGGACCGGTGGGACTGGATACCCTTGCCGCGGCGATCGGTGAGGATTCCGGTACCATTGAAGATGTCTATGAACCTTATCTTATTAAGAACGGATTTCTTCTGCGCACCCCCAGAGGAAGGGTGGCAAGTGAGCTGGCATACCACCATTTGGGGCTGAATCAGACAGGGGAATGA
- a CDS encoding FAD:protein FMN transferase, with protein sequence MNKKQIYIFICLTAVCLLAGGCGQKKKDMVSKKGFFFDTMISVSVLCDSQKQGETLLDEVFAMCSKFENIFSRTKEESELYRLNHRSGNEVAVSEDLYALLSCAKEYYEKTDGRFDISVAPLSDLWDFKSENPKVPDHAQIKKTLEKTDYSQVHLEPEHKVVFDDPDTMLDLGALAKGYIADKLKAYLVSKEIEGGCINLGGNVLTIGKKEDGSPWEIGIQKPFAKRNEIVAYVESVGSSVVSSGIYERYFEVDGKLYYHVLDPETGYPVETDLAQVTILSDGSLEGDALSTSCLILGYERGRQLIEDTSGVEAVFVKKDGTVETTGGVELKK encoded by the coding sequence ATGAATAAGAAACAAATATATATTTTCATATGTCTGACAGCCGTCTGCCTCCTTGCGGGCGGCTGCGGTCAGAAAAAAAAGGACATGGTGTCAAAAAAGGGATTCTTTTTTGACACCATGATTTCTGTTTCCGTCCTTTGTGACAGCCAGAAGCAGGGAGAGACTCTGCTGGATGAAGTATTTGCCATGTGCAGCAAGTTTGAAAACATATTCAGCAGAACAAAAGAAGAAAGTGAGCTTTATCGTTTGAATCACAGGTCAGGAAATGAGGTGGCGGTGTCAGAGGATTTATATGCCCTGCTCTCCTGCGCAAAAGAGTATTATGAGAAGACAGACGGAAGATTTGACATCTCTGTGGCGCCTCTGTCAGATTTGTGGGATTTTAAAAGTGAAAACCCCAAAGTCCCGGATCATGCGCAAATCAAAAAAACACTGGAAAAAACAGATTATTCCCAGGTACACCTGGAACCGGAGCATAAAGTGGTCTTTGATGATCCGGATACCATGCTGGATCTGGGAGCGCTTGCCAAAGGGTATATCGCGGACAAGCTGAAGGCGTATCTGGTATCCAAAGAGATAGAGGGAGGCTGCATTAATCTTGGAGGCAATGTGCTGACCATCGGGAAAAAGGAAGACGGGAGTCCCTGGGAAATTGGGATTCAGAAACCCTTTGCCAAGAGGAATGAGATTGTGGCGTATGTGGAGTCTGTGGGGAGTTCGGTTGTCTCTTCCGGAATCTATGAAAGATATTTTGAAGTGGACGGAAAGCTGTATTATCATGTGCTGGACCCTGAGACGGGGTATCCTGTGGAGACAGATTTGGCACAGGTGACCATTCTTTCAGATGGGTCTTTGGAAGGCGATGCGCTTAGTACCAGTTGTTTGATCCTGGGGTATGAAAGAGGGAGACAGCTGATTGAAGATACTTCTGGGGTGGAGGCTGTGTTTGTGAAGAAGGATGGGACTGTGGAGACTACGGGTGGGGTGGAATTGAAGAAATAA
- the rsxE gene encoding electron transport complex subunit RsxE — protein sequence MRENSPAERLYNGIIKENPTFVLVLGMCPTLAVTTAAINGIGMGLTTTAVLMMSNLFISLLRNIIPDKVRMPAYIVIVASFVTVVELLLEGFIPSLYDSLGIYIPLIVVNCIILGRAESFASKNTPVASIFDGIGMGLGFTLSITILAAFRELIGAGTVFGFQVMPGAYEPATIFILAPGAFFVLAFLAALRARIQDKKPKEEQHPVHCMEGGCASCGNKSCSGKFYDNTEKK from the coding sequence ATGAGAGAAAATTCACCTGCGGAGCGTCTGTATAACGGTATCATCAAGGAAAATCCTACCTTTGTTCTGGTACTGGGTATGTGTCCGACTCTGGCAGTTACAACAGCAGCCATCAACGGCATTGGCATGGGACTTACCACAACAGCGGTGCTCATGATGTCCAATCTGTTTATTTCCCTTCTTCGGAATATCATTCCGGATAAGGTGCGTATGCCTGCGTATATTGTTATCGTGGCATCCTTTGTTACTGTGGTAGAGCTTTTACTGGAAGGATTTATCCCTTCGCTCTATGATTCACTGGGTATCTATATCCCTCTTATTGTAGTGAACTGTATCATTCTGGGAAGAGCCGAGTCCTTTGCTTCCAAGAATACTCCTGTTGCATCTATTTTCGACGGTATCGGCATGGGGCTTGGATTTACCCTCTCCATTACCATCCTGGCGGCATTCCGTGAGCTGATCGGTGCGGGTACCGTGTTTGGATTCCAGGTTATGCCGGGCGCTTATGAACCGGCAACGATCTTCATCCTGGCACCGGGAGCCTTTTTTGTTCTGGCATTTCTGGCAGCTCTGCGGGCCAGGATCCAGGATAAGAAGCCAAAGGAAGAACAGCATCCGGTGCATTGTATGGAAGGCGGCTGTGCATCCTGCGGCAACAAATCCTGCAGCGGCAAATTTTACGACAACACGGAGAAGAAATAG
- a CDS encoding electron transport complex protein RnfA, translating to MKELLIIAVGAAVVNNVVLSQFLGLCPFFGVSKKIETAAGMGGAVVFVITLSSLVTSLIYKYLLANPHVNMQFLQTIVFILVIAALVQFVEMFLKKSMPALYQSLGVYLPLITTNCAVLGVAVINVQKEYNVLQSTVNGFATAVGFTISIVLMAGLREKMEYNDIPKYFRGFPMVLLTAGLMAIAFFGFSGII from the coding sequence ATGAAAGAATTATTGATTATTGCGGTCGGCGCGGCGGTAGTAAACAACGTTGTGCTGAGCCAGTTCCTGGGATTGTGTCCGTTCTTCGGCGTTTCCAAGAAAATTGAGACGGCAGCCGGTATGGGCGGGGCAGTTGTCTTTGTTATCACGCTGTCCTCCCTGGTCACCAGTCTGATCTATAAGTATCTGCTGGCAAATCCCCACGTGAACATGCAGTTTCTGCAGACCATTGTATTCATTCTGGTCATTGCAGCCCTGGTACAGTTCGTGGAGATGTTCCTGAAAAAATCCATGCCGGCTCTGTATCAGAGTCTGGGTGTATATCTGCCTTTGATCACAACAAACTGTGCGGTTCTGGGTGTTGCTGTCATCAATGTGCAGAAAGAGTACAACGTGCTTCAGAGTACCGTCAATGGTTTTGCCACAGCAGTCGGCTTTACCATCTCCATTGTACTTATGGCAGGTCTGCGTGAGAAGATGGAATACAATGATATCCCCAAATATTTCCGGGGATTCCCCATGGTACTGTTGACAGCCGGTCTGATGGCCATTGCTTTCTTTGGCTTTTCCGGCATAATCTAA
- a CDS encoding RnfABCDGE type electron transport complex subunit G: protein MKKNTILKDTLILTAITLISGLLLGLVYQITKDPIAEQKEMKKQEAYMAVFSDADSFEPYIPAEDADLSAYLTENGYTAQTVNEVMKAVDAQGEVLGYAINMTTSEGYGGDITFSMGIKSDGTLNGIEILDISETAGLGMNAQKDEFKDQFKDKKVDKFEVTKTGSQTDSQIDALSGATITSKAMTGGVNAGLCAFQYCVEEAE from the coding sequence ATGAAAAAGAACACAATTTTAAAAGATACGCTGATTCTTACCGCGATCACCTTGATCTCCGGCCTGCTTTTGGGTCTGGTATATCAGATCACAAAGGATCCCATCGCTGAGCAGAAAGAGATGAAAAAACAGGAAGCTTATATGGCTGTTTTCTCAGATGCAGATTCTTTTGAACCCTATATTCCGGCGGAGGATGCCGATTTGTCTGCATACCTTACCGAAAACGGCTACACAGCGCAGACCGTCAATGAAGTGATGAAAGCTGTGGACGCACAGGGCGAAGTGCTGGGATATGCCATCAACATGACCACATCCGAGGGATACGGCGGTGATATTACATTTTCAATGGGAATAAAGAGTGACGGTACCTTGAACGGAATTGAAATTCTGGATATCAGCGAGACTGCCGGCCTCGGCATGAATGCCCAGAAGGATGAATTTAAAGATCAGTTTAAAGATAAAAAAGTTGACAAATTTGAAGTGACCAAGACCGGGTCACAGACAGACAGCCAGATTGATGCCTTAAGCGGTGCGACTATCACATCCAAGGCCATGACAGGCGGTGTCAATGCCGGTCTGTGTGCATTCCAGTATTGTGTAGAGGAGGCTGAATAG
- a CDS encoding U32 family peptidase — protein sequence MRAELLAPAGSYEGLRAAVTAGADAVYIGGQMFGARAYAKNPDTDQLLEAIDYTHLHGRKIYMTVNTLLKNRELREQLYTYLAPYYQQGVDGVIVQDYGVLSFIKREFPGLPIHVSTQMAVTGPWGAELLKEAGASRIVTARELSLEEIHRIYLETGVEIESFIHGALCYCYSGMCLFSSMLGGRSGNRGRCAQPCRLPYEVYDGEKKLGNKGEEYPLSPKDMCTIDILPEILKAGVYSLKIEGRMKKPEYAAGVTRIYRKYLDLYEKNPKGYRVLESDRQELLKLYQRDGFHEGYYKQHNGRNMIAVQNLKAQDNREKGPGKRDEELFSQLKVQYVDKKLQEKIYGNVILFCGSPAILDLKYGSRHIQVEGEMVQAAQKQPLSAERVKKQMEKTGNTPFVFEGLDVQTDEQGFLPMQSLNELRRKGLEALTKECLSPYKRTLPVRTAKPDRMGKGAGDSKRFYVSVETWEQMEEALRRGEVDGIYCSISMFWGDSFEEKTRYAMEYIKEFGKECYLALPYIQREKILEGKEEELENLAGCLDGFLVRNPEELGYLKRLGLAKKAVCDYALYAFNDEAKAFLEDQGALRTTVPLELNGGEIRRRDNENSEWIIYGYYPMMISAQCLKKTCNTCGKKSGSTRLKDRYGNYFHTQCVCGFCYNVIYNSVPTGLLREADQVKAASVSAVRMNFTIEGKAETGRLLDLFLDVYKKNKDVPGQVPDFTKGHLKRGVE from the coding sequence ATGAGAGCAGAACTGCTGGCACCTGCCGGCTCTTATGAAGGGCTTCGGGCTGCTGTCACTGCGGGGGCGGATGCGGTCTATATTGGCGGCCAGATGTTCGGAGCCAGGGCATATGCCAAAAACCCGGACACGGACCAATTACTTGAGGCCATAGATTATACCCATCTGCACGGCAGGAAAATTTATATGACAGTGAATACCCTGCTTAAAAACAGGGAGCTTAGGGAACAGCTATACACCTATCTGGCTCCTTATTACCAGCAGGGCGTGGACGGTGTGATCGTACAGGACTATGGTGTTCTGTCTTTTATTAAAAGGGAATTTCCCGGCCTTCCCATCCATGTGAGCACCCAGATGGCTGTGACCGGCCCCTGGGGCGCAGAACTTTTAAAAGAGGCAGGGGCGTCCAGGATCGTGACAGCCCGTGAGTTATCCCTGGAGGAGATCCACAGGATCTACCTGGAAACAGGTGTGGAGATCGAGAGCTTTATCCATGGAGCGCTCTGCTACTGTTATTCCGGTATGTGCCTGTTTTCCAGTATGCTGGGAGGCAGGAGCGGCAACAGAGGAAGATGTGCCCAGCCCTGCAGACTTCCCTATGAAGTGTATGACGGGGAGAAAAAACTGGGAAATAAAGGGGAGGAATACCCTTTGAGCCCAAAGGATATGTGTACCATTGACATCCTTCCGGAGATTTTAAAAGCGGGGGTCTATTCCCTGAAAATCGAAGGGCGGATGAAAAAGCCGGAATATGCGGCCGGTGTTACGAGAATTTACAGAAAGTATCTTGATCTATATGAAAAGAACCCAAAGGGGTACCGTGTCCTGGAAAGTGACAGGCAGGAGCTTTTAAAATTATACCAGAGAGACGGATTTCATGAGGGATATTATAAACAGCACAACGGCAGGAATATGATCGCGGTGCAGAATCTGAAAGCCCAGGATAACAGAGAAAAGGGGCCGGGAAAACGGGATGAGGAATTATTTTCGCAATTGAAAGTTCAATATGTTGATAAGAAATTGCAAGAAAAAATTTATGGAAATGTAATCCTCTTTTGCGGAAGCCCTGCTATACTGGACTTGAAATATGGATCCCGCCATATACAGGTGGAGGGGGAAATGGTACAGGCCGCACAGAAGCAGCCCCTCAGCGCGGAGCGGGTGAAAAAACAGATGGAAAAGACAGGAAATACCCCGTTTGTCTTTGAAGGTCTGGATGTGCAGACCGACGAACAGGGTTTTCTGCCTATGCAGAGCCTAAATGAACTGCGCAGAAAAGGCCTGGAGGCACTGACAAAGGAGTGTCTTTCCCCGTACAAAAGAACTTTGCCTGTGCGGACTGCAAAGCCGGACCGTATGGGAAAGGGAGCAGGAGACTCCAAACGCTTCTATGTATCTGTGGAGACCTGGGAGCAGATGGAGGAAGCTTTAAGACGTGGAGAAGTGGACGGCATTTACTGCAGCATATCCATGTTCTGGGGAGACAGCTTTGAGGAAAAGACCAGGTATGCCATGGAATATATAAAAGAATTCGGCAAAGAGTGTTATCTGGCATTGCCCTATATCCAGAGAGAAAAGATCCTGGAGGGCAAAGAGGAGGAGCTTGAAAATCTGGCAGGGTGTCTGGATGGTTTCCTGGTCCGGAATCCGGAAGAGCTGGGATACTTAAAGCGTCTGGGGCTTGCAAAGAAAGCAGTCTGCGATTACGCTTTATATGCGTTTAATGATGAGGCGAAGGCTTTTCTGGAGGATCAGGGCGCGCTTCGCACCACGGTTCCTCTGGAGCTGAACGGCGGCGAGATACGCCGCAGAGACAATGAGAACAGCGAATGGATCATCTATGGGTATTACCCCATGATGATATCTGCCCAGTGTCTGAAAAAGACCTGTAACACCTGTGGTAAAAAAAGCGGATCTACCCGCCTGAAGGACAGGTACGGGAATTATTTTCATACCCAGTGTGTATGCGGCTTCTGCTATAATGTAATTTACAACAGTGTTCCCACAGGACTATTAAGGGAGGCAGACCAGGTAAAAGCCGCATCTGTTTCGGCAGTCCGTATGAACTTTACCATAGAAGGGAAAGCTGAAACTGGAAGACTGCTCGATTTGTTTCTGGATGTTTACAAGAAAAATAAAGACGTGCCCGGCCAGGTGCCTGACTTTACAAAGGGACATTTGAAACGGGGCGTGGAGTAG
- the ruvA gene encoding Holliday junction branch migration protein RuvA, giving the protein MIAYIKGEVIEIEEDKLILECGTIGYNISMPASALDGTLRPGQEVKIHTHLHVREDAMQLYGFLTRDDLKMFRMLLGVSGIGPKAALGILSGLSADELRFAVLSDDVKTISRAPGVGKKTAQKMILELKDKLDLQEAFDTKTMHVQDSSQAETGDLADARKEAVQALTALGYSGSEALRAVKQVDMSPDMNVEEILKQALKKMNF; this is encoded by the coding sequence ATGATTGCATACATAAAAGGCGAAGTGATTGAAATAGAAGAGGATAAATTGATTCTGGAGTGCGGAACTATAGGGTATAATATCTCTATGCCTGCATCGGCCTTGGACGGCACCCTCCGTCCGGGACAGGAAGTAAAAATACATACACATCTCCATGTGAGGGAGGATGCCATGCAGTTATATGGCTTTCTCACACGGGATGATCTGAAGATGTTCCGAATGCTTTTGGGAGTCAGTGGGATTGGGCCAAAGGCAGCACTGGGGATCCTCTCCGGACTGTCTGCGGATGAGCTTCGGTTTGCAGTGCTGTCTGATGATGTGAAGACCATCTCCAGAGCCCCCGGTGTGGGGAAAAAGACAGCCCAGAAGATGATCCTGGAGCTGAAGGACAAGCTGGATCTGCAGGAGGCCTTTGATACCAAGACCATGCATGTGCAGGACTCTTCCCAGGCTGAGACAGGGGACCTTGCGGATGCCAGGAAGGAAGCTGTGCAGGCGCTCACTGCCCTTGGATATTCCGGCAGCGAGGCTTTGCGGGCTGTGAAGCAGGTGGATATGTCTCCTGACATGAATGTGGAAGAGATACTGAAGCAGGCACTTAAAAAAATGAATTTTTAG
- a CDS encoding NusG domain II-containing protein: MKMKKRDIGLIGIVLLIAFLCWLIPYIRGQFTYKEAQLRITVDGEEYGVYSLEEDQVIHIGDTNVCVIKDGYVSMTEADCPDHLCMKQKRISKEGGTIVCLPNRVVLEITGDESLDAPDVVAS, encoded by the coding sequence ATGAAAATGAAAAAAAGAGATATAGGACTGATTGGCATAGTATTGCTGATCGCTTTTTTATGCTGGCTTATCCCCTACATCCGCGGTCAGTTTACATACAAAGAAGCACAGCTTCGCATCACGGTGGACGGAGAAGAGTATGGTGTTTATTCCTTGGAGGAGGACCAGGTTATCCACATAGGGGATACGAATGTGTGTGTGATCAAAGACGGTTATGTATCCATGACAGAGGCAGACTGCCCGGATCATCTCTGTATGAAGCAGAAGAGGATTTCAAAAGAAGGCGGTACTATTGTCTGTCTGCCTAACCGGGTTGTGCTGGAGATCACAGGAGATGAGTCTTTGGATGCCCCGGATGTGGTGGCGTCATAA
- a CDS encoding cell division protein ZapA has product MAVKNTTQVLIGGKIITLSGYESEEYLQKVASYMNNKMTELGQLPGYSRQSVETKHTLLSLNVADDYFKAKRQAEIFEEDLEAKDREMYDLKHDLITSQVQLENARKDVALKNEQIDKLQNRIEELEKELEELLK; this is encoded by the coding sequence ATGGCAGTTAAGAATACTACACAGGTTTTAATCGGAGGCAAGATTATTACCCTGAGCGGATATGAAAGTGAAGAATACCTGCAGAAGGTTGCATCTTATATGAATAATAAAATGACGGAATTGGGACAGCTCCCAGGTTACAGCCGTCAGTCCGTGGAGACAAAACACACGCTTCTGAGCCTGAATGTGGCAGATGACTATTTTAAGGCAAAGCGGCAGGCGGAAATTTTCGAGGAGGATCTGGAGGCAAAGGACAGGGAGATGTATGATTTAAAGCATGATCTGATCACCAGCCAGGTACAGCTTGAGAATGCCAGAAAAGACGTGGCCCTAAAAAATGAACAGATAGATAAGCTGCAGAACAGAATAGAGGAACTGGAAAAAGAACTGGAAGAACTTTTAAAATAA
- a CDS encoding FtsW/RodA/SpoVE family cell cycle protein, whose product MINLIVELSKYLLLILAALYTLESFSVFKYKAEDDKRYILRKQLIVIFFMDFVAFLVIFLKTEKMEVIYFFGAQLLYFIVVQVLYRIFYKKASLLLLNHMCMLLSVGFIMLARLDTDSAVRQFRIVVIATVIAMVIPVMIRKLTFLNKWTWFYAGAGMLLLLVVLVLGKNVNGAKINISLGGFAFQPSEFVKIIFVFFVACRLYRKKATFQDHVITTAIAAAYVLVLVVSRDLGSALVFFITYVVMLYVATKKPLYLLAGLGSGCVAAVGAYFLFGHVRQRVVAWKNPFSVYEGSGYQIVQGLFAIGTGGLFGMGLCQGSPNMIPFVKQDYMFAAICEELGGLFAMCLILICMSMFLLVVNISLQIKKPFYKLIALGLGTEYAFQVFLTIGGVTKFIPMTGITLPLVSYGGSSVLSTIIMLAIIQGLYILREDEDEELEKQKEKRREASLKGREGVGEKRIKG is encoded by the coding sequence TTGATAAATTTAATTGTAGAACTTTCCAAATATCTGCTGCTGATACTGGCAGCCCTCTATACGCTGGAGAGTTTCAGTGTATTCAAATACAAAGCGGAGGATGATAAGCGGTATATATTGAGAAAACAGCTTATCGTGATCTTTTTCATGGACTTTGTGGCTTTTCTTGTTATCTTTCTGAAAACAGAGAAGATGGAAGTCATTTATTTCTTTGGAGCCCAGCTTCTGTATTTTATAGTGGTTCAGGTACTTTACAGAATTTTTTACAAAAAGGCGTCATTGCTTTTGCTGAACCATATGTGTATGCTGCTCTCTGTGGGTTTTATCATGCTGGCAAGGCTGGATACGGATTCGGCGGTAAGACAGTTCCGGATCGTAGTGATCGCCACAGTCATTGCCATGGTAATTCCGGTCATGATAAGAAAGCTGACATTTTTGAACAAATGGACCTGGTTTTATGCCGGAGCAGGTATGCTGCTGCTCCTTGTGGTGCTGGTTCTGGGCAAGAATGTCAATGGAGCCAAGATCAATATTTCCCTGGGCGGATTTGCATTTCAGCCTTCAGAGTTTGTTAAGATAATTTTTGTGTTTTTTGTAGCCTGCAGACTTTACAGGAAAAAAGCCACCTTTCAGGACCACGTGATCACAACGGCGATCGCCGCAGCTTATGTGCTGGTGCTGGTGGTATCCAGGGACCTTGGAAGCGCCCTGGTGTTTTTTATCACATATGTGGTCATGCTGTATGTGGCCACCAAGAAACCGCTTTACCTATTGGCAGGACTGGGCTCCGGCTGCGTGGCTGCTGTGGGTGCTTACTTCCTCTTTGGCCATGTGCGTCAGAGGGTGGTGGCCTGGAAGAATCCTTTCTCTGTTTATGAGGGGTCTGGTTACCAGATCGTACAGGGACTTTTTGCCATTGGTACAGGCGGGCTTTTTGGGATGGGGCTTTGTCAGGGTTCACCCAATATGATCCCTTTTGTGAAGCAGGACTATATGTTTGCAGCGATCTGTGAGGAACTGGGCGGTCTTTTTGCCATGTGTCTGATTCTGATCTGCATGAGCATGTTTCTGCTGGTAGTCAATATTTCCCTTCAGATCAAGAAACCATTTTATAAGCTGATCGCGCTGGGGCTGGGAACAGAGTACGCGTTCCAGGTGTTTCTCACCATCGGCGGCGTGACAAAATTTATCCCCATGACGGGAATTACCCTTCCCCTTGTCAGCTACGGCGGAAGCTCTGTATTAAGCACCATTATTATGCTGGCGATTATCCAGGGGTTATATATTTTGAGAGAAGATGAGGATGAAGAACTTGAAAAGCAAAAAGAAAAAAGAAGAGAAGCGTCTCTTAAAGGAAGAGAAGGCGTTGGAGAAAAAAGAATTAAAGGCTAA